Proteins from a single region of Pseudorasbora parva isolate DD20220531a chromosome 22, ASM2467924v1, whole genome shotgun sequence:
- the nrtn gene encoding neurturin, protein MKLWKFAAIGLILCGAALLLLVLKTTPSSRSPPPPPHRRASPSSFSPPSSSFTHSNSSPSIEAGGRQRRVRSADGGNSFISEFMEMFQSFTEGELKQVIGTLVERKARRDGRQTKRTKRAKKRAKPCSLREVEVTVSQLGLGYDSDETIVFHYCSGRCSTSRKNYDLTLAFMKRSRLLTKDQKDKARHSPCCRPTAYEEDLSFLDNFHRYHTIQEFSAQACGCI, encoded by the exons ATGAAGTTATGGAAGTTTGCTGCCATCGGCCTGATTCTCTGTGGTGCTGCACTCCTCCTGCTTGTCCTTAAAACCACTCCCTCTTCCAGATCCCCACCCCCTCCCCCCCACCGCAGAGCTTCACCTTCATCGTTTTCACCACCATCATCTTCATTTACACACAGTAATTCGTCGCCTTCCATTGAGGCAGGTGGGCGGCAACGGAGGGTCAGATCAGCTGACGGAGGAAACTCTTTCATCTCAGAAT TCATGGAGATGTTCCAGAGCTTCACAGAGGGCGAGCTGAAGCAGGTCATTGGGACACTGGTGGAAAGGAAAGCCCGTAGAGATGGCCGACAGACCAAAAGGACTAAACGGGCTAAAAAGCGAGCAAAGCCCTGTTCTCTGCGAGAGGTGGAGGTGACGGTCAGTCAGCTGGGCTTGGGTTACGACAGTGACGAGACTATAGTCTTCCATTACTGCAGCGGGAGGTGCAGCACTAGTCGCAAAAACTATGACCTGACGCTAGCATTCATGAAGCGATCGCGGCTGCTCACAAAGGACCAGAAGGACAAGGCACGTCACAGCCCCTGCTGCCGGCCCACCGCGTATGAGGAGGACCTCTCCTTCCTCGATAACTTCCACCGATACCACACAATCCAAGAGTTTTCGGCCCAAGCATGCGGATGCATCTGA